Proteins from one Campylobacter concisus genomic window:
- a CDS encoding BCCT family transporter yields MIKFQKSKFNNSVFIPSLVVIFLITAFAAIFPKFSNEFFKGMQNYIAAKFGWFYILAVAVILLSVIILGFSKLGEIKLGADHVKPEHKNISWFSMLFAAGMGIGLVFFGVAEPLMHYLNPPLGDAQTIAAQKLAMNITFFHWGMGAWSVYAIVALILAFFSYRHGLPLTLRSAFYPIIGDKIYGKIGSAIDTFAVVATLFGVATSLGYGVLQVNAGLTHVFGLPTMHITLLIVLCFAATISAASGVDKGIKILSNSNIALAICFMFLILFLGDTTQLLKSFVQNSGDYVSTLISNTFNLYAYERQNESWLGGWTLLYWAWWLSWSPFVGLFIAKISKGRTIREFVIGVLLVPTGFTFAWMSFFGNSAIALVQGGFSELATTVNSDSASALFMFLEKFSFSGVLSTIAVFMIVIFFVTSADSAAIVMNMLCSNGRDDTPVWQKVFWGVTVGVVAAFLMLAGGLGSLQALTIATALPFSVVLLGAIYGLFKALRVDITKKETNNFNNMPLSDLSKPWQERLSAIITLPSKKDGSKFLNEVVLKAFNEIKEEFAKNGLEANVTRGENFVNLNVGLGDEMDFIYGVYLTKSQSPDYTRELEGDDLYYRAEVYLKEGGQDYDVLGWSEATLINDVIEQYRKHMQFLHVVRR; encoded by the coding sequence ATGATCAAATTTCAAAAGTCGAAATTTAACAATTCGGTATTTATCCCATCGCTTGTTGTCATATTTTTAATAACGGCATTTGCAGCGATATTTCCAAAATTCTCAAATGAGTTTTTTAAAGGCATGCAAAACTACATCGCGGCCAAATTTGGCTGGTTTTACATCCTAGCCGTCGCCGTCATACTGCTAAGCGTCATCATTCTTGGCTTTAGTAAGCTTGGCGAGATCAAACTAGGAGCTGATCACGTAAAGCCAGAGCACAAAAATATCTCGTGGTTTTCTATGCTTTTTGCCGCTGGCATGGGCATAGGTCTAGTGTTTTTTGGCGTGGCCGAGCCGCTCATGCACTATCTAAATCCGCCGCTCGGCGACGCGCAAACTATCGCAGCGCAAAAGCTTGCGATGAATATCACCTTCTTTCACTGGGGTATGGGTGCATGGTCGGTTTATGCTATCGTGGCGCTAATTCTAGCCTTTTTCTCGTATAGGCACGGCTTGCCGCTCACGCTTAGATCGGCGTTTTATCCGATCATCGGTGATAAAATTTACGGCAAGATAGGTAGCGCCATCGACACATTTGCCGTCGTGGCGACGCTTTTTGGCGTAGCGACCTCGCTAGGATACGGCGTACTTCAGGTAAATGCCGGCCTTACGCATGTTTTTGGCCTGCCGACCATGCATATTACGCTTCTAATAGTGCTTTGTTTTGCAGCGACCATCTCAGCGGCAAGCGGCGTGGATAAGGGGATTAAAATTTTATCAAACTCAAATATCGCGCTAGCTATATGTTTTATGTTTTTGATACTATTTTTAGGCGATACGACGCAGCTTTTAAAGTCGTTTGTGCAAAACAGCGGCGACTACGTCTCGACGCTTATTTCAAACACCTTTAACCTCTACGCCTACGAGAGGCAAAATGAGAGCTGGCTTGGCGGTTGGACGCTGCTATACTGGGCTTGGTGGCTATCTTGGTCGCCGTTTGTGGGGCTTTTTATCGCCAAAATTTCAAAGGGCAGGACGATAAGAGAATTTGTGATCGGTGTGCTTTTGGTGCCGACGGGCTTTACATTTGCTTGGATGAGCTTTTTTGGTAACTCGGCGATCGCGCTTGTTCAAGGCGGATTTAGCGAGCTAGCTACGACCGTAAATTCCGACTCGGCTTCGGCGCTTTTTATGTTTTTAGAAAAATTTAGCTTTTCAGGCGTGCTAAGCACGATCGCAGTCTTTATGATCGTCATATTTTTCGTCACTTCGGCCGACTCAGCGGCGATCGTGATGAACATGCTTTGCTCAAACGGCAGGGACGATACGCCGGTTTGGCAAAAGGTCTTTTGGGGCGTTACGGTGGGTGTCGTGGCGGCATTTTTGATGCTAGCCGGCGGTCTTGGCTCGCTACAAGCGCTTACTATCGCTACGGCATTGCCATTTTCCGTTGTGCTTTTGGGTGCTATTTACGGGCTATTTAAGGCGCTACGCGTGGATATAACCAAAAAAGAGACAAATAACTTTAACAACATGCCTCTTAGCGATCTTTCAAAGCCTTGGCAGGAGCGACTAAGCGCGATCATCACGCTACCTAGCAAAAAAGACGGCAGTAAATTTCTAAACGAAGTCGTGCTAAAAGCTTTTAACGAGATAAAAGAGGAATTTGCCAAAAACGGACTTGAGGCAAATGTCACAAGGGGTGAAAATTTCGTAAATTTAAACGTCGGACTTGGCGATGAGATGGACTTTATATACGGTGTATATCTCACCAAAAGCCAGAGCCCGGACTACACGAGGGAGCTTGAGGGTGACGATCTTTACTATAGGGCTGAAGTTTACCTAAAAGAGGGCGGTCAGGACTATGACGTGCTTGGCTGGAGCGAGGCTACGCTGATAAACGACGTAATCGAGCAATACCGCAAACATATGCAATTCTTGCATGTCGTTAGAAGATAG
- the modD gene encoding ModD protein, producing MTLSDAEIISYINEDVPYFDLTTSLQNIDKNASLEIYSRDEICVSCVDVAASVARLLGCESEIFVQNSQICKAGDVIIKIYGSYEDVHKAWKLAQVALEYASAIATYTNKMVNTAKSVNEKCEILATRKSFPFAKKFCVKAVLEGGGKMHRLGLSDSILFFKNHIKAYANFDEFVSLLLEFKTKMVEKKICVEAENLDEASKLLKANCDVVQCDKFSPELIKNVLSLRDEISPNTMVLAAGGINLANVKEYAKADAIVTSAMYSKGVTDISTRLEIL from the coding sequence ATGACACTTAGCGACGCAGAAATTATAAGCTATATAAATGAAGATGTACCTTACTTTGATCTTACTACGTCGCTTCAAAATATCGATAAAAATGCCTCACTTGAAATTTATTCACGTGATGAAATTTGTGTTAGCTGCGTTGATGTGGCCGCAAGTGTTGCAAGGCTACTTGGGTGTGAGAGTGAAATTTTTGTGCAAAATTCTCAAATTTGCAAAGCTGGCGATGTAATCATAAAAATTTATGGTAGCTACGAAGATGTGCATAAAGCTTGGAAACTAGCTCAAGTCGCACTAGAATATGCTAGCGCCATCGCAACTTATACAAATAAAATGGTAAATACTGCAAAGAGTGTCAATGAAAAATGTGAAATTTTAGCAACCAGAAAGAGCTTTCCATTTGCTAAGAAATTTTGCGTAAAAGCAGTACTTGAAGGTGGCGGTAAAATGCATAGGCTTGGGCTTAGTGATAGCATTTTATTTTTTAAAAATCATATAAAAGCTTATGCAAATTTTGATGAATTTGTATCTCTTTTGCTAGAATTTAAAACCAAAATGGTTGAGAAAAAAATCTGCGTTGAAGCTGAAAATTTAGACGAAGCAAGCAAACTTCTAAAAGCAAATTGCGACGTTGTGCAGTGTGATAAATTTAGCCCAGAGCTTATCAAAAACGTACTCTCTTTAAGAGATGAAATTTCGCCAAATACAATGGTACTAGCAGCCGGTGGTATAAATTTAGCAAATGTAAAAGAATACGCAAAAGCCGATGCGATAGTAACGTCAGCGATGTATTCAAAAGGCGTTACTGATATCAGCACCAGACTTGAAATTTTGTAA
- a CDS encoding helicase, whose protein sequence is MKNETKISGKLLDINTHRQVSKVGMGITLASVCLSALFMKRNKSIKKFHVASGIAFTCFALYHAGLYDNGIFKKMIIKAKNEVKKA, encoded by the coding sequence TTGAAAAACGAAACAAAAATAAGTGGCAAACTACTTGATATAAACACTCATAGACAAGTATCAAAAGTCGGTATGGGCATCACTTTAGCCTCAGTTTGCTTAAGTGCCCTTTTTATGAAAAGAAATAAAAGCATTAAGAAATTTCACGTTGCTTCAGGCATTGCATTTACCTGCTTTGCCCTTTATCATGCTGGGCTTTATGACAATGGAATCTTTAAAAAAATGATAATAAAAGCAAAAAATGAGGTAAAAAAGGCATAA
- a CDS encoding alanine/glycine:cation symporter family protein, with protein MVLDSFLSFLNGKMDVANDFLYGYFLVIILVATGIYFSYLTRFVQFRMFFEACRVLVEKKDKYNKHHLTPFQALMISTASRVGIGNIAGISAAIVAGGPGALFWMCLMAFLGSASAFIESTLAQIYKTKDVFGFKGGPAYYIKNGLGIKWLASLFAVILIITYAYGFNGLQSYTMTSAFEIYYDKAGSNVSFAQSGLPVGIGLILTAFAAVMFFSKSHIIGKVSSYIVPFMALAYISLALIAIVLNFKEIPDVVKMILENAFDFKAIFGGFAGSVIVIGIKRGLFSNEAGMGSAPNAAAAAHTSHPVKQGLVQAMAVFIDMTICIASGMIVLFSQAYLTKQTGSSGEVLTALPLVQAAMKEYFGEFGVHFTTLAVVLFAITSLIGNYYYAQANMKFLTKNHKLTLLFKITAVVMIFIGAQMNLKLAWNIADITMAAMATINIIAIFLLSKVVIIAVKDYEAQRGAGQNPEFDPESLGIKNTSCWNKN; from the coding sequence ATGGTGCTTGATAGTTTCTTAAGTTTTTTAAACGGCAAAATGGACGTAGCCAACGACTTTTTATATGGATATTTTTTAGTCATTATTCTTGTGGCTACGGGAATTTATTTTAGTTATTTAACTCGTTTTGTGCAGTTTAGGATGTTTTTTGAAGCTTGCAGAGTCTTAGTAGAAAAAAAAGACAAGTACAATAAGCACCATTTAACGCCGTTTCAAGCACTTATGATCTCGACTGCTTCGCGTGTTGGCATAGGCAATATCGCTGGAATTTCAGCAGCCATCGTTGCGGGCGGTCCGGGAGCTCTTTTTTGGATGTGTCTGATGGCCTTTTTGGGATCAGCTTCAGCTTTTATAGAGAGTACACTCGCACAAATCTATAAGACAAAAGACGTTTTTGGGTTTAAAGGCGGTCCAGCTTATTACATCAAAAATGGTCTTGGTATAAAGTGGTTGGCTTCGCTTTTTGCAGTGATCCTCATCATCACCTACGCATACGGCTTTAACGGCCTTCAAAGCTACACTATGACATCAGCTTTTGAAATTTACTACGACAAAGCTGGCAGCAATGTGAGTTTTGCACAAAGCGGTCTGCCTGTTGGCATTGGTCTTATTCTTACAGCATTTGCAGCAGTCATGTTTTTTAGCAAAAGCCATATCATAGGCAAAGTAAGCTCATATATCGTGCCGTTCATGGCACTTGCTTACATCTCATTAGCACTTATTGCTATTGTTTTAAATTTCAAAGAAATTCCTGATGTTGTTAAGATGATTTTAGAAAATGCCTTTGATTTTAAAGCGATATTTGGCGGATTTGCCGGCAGCGTGATCGTAATAGGCATCAAAAGAGGCCTTTTCTCAAACGAAGCTGGTATGGGTTCAGCTCCAAACGCAGCAGCCGCAGCACATACTAGCCACCCAGTAAAACAAGGCCTAGTTCAAGCAATGGCAGTCTTTATAGACATGACTATATGTATCGCTTCTGGTATGATCGTGCTATTTTCACAGGCCTATCTTACAAAGCAAACTGGATCAAGTGGTGAGGTGCTAACAGCACTTCCTCTCGTTCAAGCTGCAATGAAAGAGTATTTTGGTGAATTTGGAGTTCATTTTACCACTCTTGCGGTCGTACTTTTTGCCATCACTTCGCTTATTGGCAACTACTACTACGCTCAGGCAAATATGAAATTTTTAACCAAAAACCATAAGCTTACGTTGCTATTTAAGATAACAGCTGTCGTTATGATATTTATTGGTGCTCAAATGAATTTAAAGCTCGCTTGGAATATCGCTGATATCACAATGGCTGCAATGGCAACTATTAATATTATCGCCATATTCTTACTTTCAAAGGTAGTGATAATAGCAGTCAAAGACTACGAAGCTCAAAGAGGTGCTGGACAAAATCCAGAATTTGACCCAGAAAGTCTTGGTATAAAAAATACAAGTTGCTGGAATAAAAACTAA
- a CDS encoding heavy metal translocating P-type ATPase, giving the protein MTHKNKITLAHKSKNRARFICESLNARSDVSAIEAAISERTDALSVRVNKYAKSIVVEFDKSYEKILDFIKSYEFPTKAKDPNLPSKANIYKAAAALGITPFMSNKTLKSAVTLYATAPNLIEGAKELRHEGVTSKVLEATAIGTSLAMGDHLAANSTNLMINIGEYMEESASHKSDDLIKELAKPNIEEVWVERNLNGEKTLEKVKTENLKKGDIVVVGAGETIGVDGYIVEGNADVNQVSMTGEAEPIPKARGDRVISGTVVDEGRIKIWAENVGSDTATARIKEYIQTSLNEKSAIGVKALKLADKLVPVTLSLAGLSYIINKNMNSVASVLQADYSCALKLATPVAFKSSISKAGRNGILVKGAKAIEALSSVDTFVFDKTGTLTHGRLSVVEIYSFKEGFSQNDILNLTASAEEHYFHPVAEAIVEAANKRGFHHIHHDEVEFIVAHGVKTAMHGKEVVIGSRHFLEDDEMISFKAHEALISKALNSGLTLLYVGYDKELVGVIAMKDDMRENAKDMVKKLRSLGVKEVVMLSGDIKSKAEEVARELGLDRVYAECLPTDKAAIIEELKSEGKKVAFVGDGINDAPSLTKANVGISMHKGADIAKATADISLLKDDIMSVALVKELANKTMDLISSNFRSTVGVNTAILSAATLGMLNPIATAMLHNGTTIWLLLNSMKGVKFKSK; this is encoded by the coding sequence TTGACTCACAAAAATAAGATCACTCTAGCTCACAAGAGTAAAAATAGAGCGAGGTTTATTTGCGAGAGCCTAAACGCTAGAAGCGACGTCAGTGCTATCGAGGCTGCGATCTCGGAGCGAACTGATGCACTAAGTGTTCGTGTAAATAAATACGCAAAAAGTATTGTTGTCGAGTTTGATAAAAGCTATGAGAAAATTTTAGATTTTATAAAGAGCTATGAATTTCCAACAAAGGCAAAAGATCCAAATTTACCAAGCAAGGCAAATATCTATAAGGCTGCTGCTGCACTTGGCATAACGCCATTTATGAGTAATAAAACTCTAAAATCAGCCGTGACTCTTTATGCCACAGCACCAAATTTAATAGAAGGTGCAAAAGAGCTAAGACATGAGGGCGTCACTTCAAAAGTGCTTGAGGCAACTGCTATTGGTACTAGCCTAGCAATGGGCGATCATTTGGCAGCAAATAGTACAAATTTGATGATAAATATTGGCGAATATATGGAAGAAAGCGCCAGTCACAAAAGCGATGATCTCATCAAAGAGCTAGCAAAACCAAATATCGAAGAAGTCTGGGTCGAGAGAAATTTAAATGGCGAAAAGACGCTTGAAAAAGTAAAAACCGAAAATTTAAAAAAGGGCGACATCGTAGTAGTTGGAGCTGGTGAGACGATAGGTGTTGATGGTTATATCGTTGAAGGTAACGCCGATGTAAATCAGGTCTCAATGACCGGAGAGGCTGAGCCTATACCAAAAGCTAGAGGCGACCGTGTTATAAGCGGTACCGTGGTTGATGAAGGTAGGATAAAAATTTGGGCTGAAAATGTAGGCAGTGATACAGCGACAGCTAGGATCAAAGAGTACATACAAACTTCACTCAATGAAAAATCAGCCATTGGTGTAAAAGCGTTAAAACTAGCTGATAAACTTGTGCCTGTTACGCTCTCGCTTGCTGGACTTTCATACATTATAAATAAAAATATGAATAGTGTTGCTAGCGTACTTCAAGCGGACTACTCTTGCGCATTAAAGCTTGCTACACCAGTTGCTTTTAAATCAAGCATCTCAAAAGCTGGTAGAAACGGCATTCTTGTAAAAGGTGCAAAGGCGATTGAGGCTTTAAGCTCAGTTGATACTTTTGTATTTGACAAGACCGGCACTCTGACACACGGACGCCTAAGCGTAGTTGAAATTTACTCATTTAAAGAGGGCTTTTCTCAAAATGATATATTAAATTTAACTGCAAGTGCCGAAGAGCACTACTTTCATCCAGTAGCCGAAGCAATAGTTGAAGCTGCAAATAAGCGTGGTTTCCACCATATTCATCACGATGAAGTCGAATTTATCGTAGCTCATGGCGTAAAAACTGCGATGCACGGCAAAGAGGTGGTTATCGGCAGCAGGCACTTTTTAGAAGATGACGAGATGATAAGTTTTAAAGCTCATGAAGCTTTAATAAGCAAAGCATTAAATAGCGGCTTAACCTTACTCTACGTAGGATATGATAAAGAGCTAGTCGGCGTCATCGCTATGAAAGATGATATGAGAGAAAACGCAAAAGATATGGTTAAAAAGCTAAGAAGCCTTGGCGTAAAAGAGGTCGTCATGCTAAGCGGCGACATCAAAAGCAAGGCTGAAGAGGTGGCACGCGAGCTAGGGCTTGATAGGGTCTATGCAGAGTGCTTACCAACAGATAAAGCAGCTATCATCGAAGAGCTAAAGAGCGAGGGCAAAAAAGTAGCCTTTGTGGGAGATGGTATAAATGATGCTCCAAGCCTAACTAAGGCAAATGTGGGCATAAGTATGCACAAGGGTGCTGATATAGCTAAAGCGACGGCTGATATAAGTCTTTTAAAAGACGACATCATGAGCGTAGCTCTTGTAAAAGAGCTAGCAAATAAAACAATGGATTTAATTAGCTCAAATTTCCGCTCAACCGTTGGCGTAAACACAGCTATACTAAGTGCTGCGACACTTGGTATGTTAAATCCAATAGCAACTGCCATGCTTCATAATGGCACAACGATTTGGCTTTTATTAAATTCAATGAAGGGCGTAAAATTCAAATCAAAATAA
- a CDS encoding oxidoreductase encodes MNNPYINEENVASETAANNAAATQPSAIDNAINNVAQNLPFVPENFNAAGFVKGLVLGGIAAYVLTNPKAQECVFKAIIKGGELINAGIEELKERFEDVKAELDSQK; translated from the coding sequence ATGAATAACCCTTACATCAATGAAGAAAACGTAGCAAGTGAGACTGCGGCTAACAATGCAGCAGCTACTCAGCCAAGCGCAATCGATAATGCAATAAACAATGTAGCTCAAAATTTGCCATTTGTACCTGAAAATTTTAATGCTGCTGGCTTTGTAAAAGGTCTAGTTTTAGGTGGTATCGCAGCTTATGTACTAACTAATCCAAAAGCACAAGAGTGCGTTTTTAAAGCGATTATCAAAGGTGGCGAGCTTATAAATGCTGGCATAGAAGAACTAAAAGAGCGTTTTGAAGATGTCAAAGCAGAACTTGACTCACAAAAATAA
- a CDS encoding ferritin-like domain-containing protein, protein MLNELLNASYTSEKNALSLYENLASFGDVFNEIANIRKNAIILIEKFASTHDYELACENEAIFLPAKNKEDALIQALNYELELNKMYEKFCESLDDEELKDLFFRLWATSNNEYIASLKQRLKEIYSGCEIKNELNLNEISQNFEQNGITNILENYQNDFNEITKSLQNIASGKADKSELAKITNNPNFSFFSGLALGALGISVVSKNFNKDEENE, encoded by the coding sequence ATGCTTAATGAACTTTTAAATGCATCATACACCAGCGAAAAAAACGCACTTAGTTTATATGAAAATTTAGCTTCGTTTGGTGATGTTTTTAACGAGATCGCAAATATCAGAAAAAATGCGATCATCTTGATAGAAAAATTTGCGAGCACACATGATTATGAGCTTGCTTGCGAAAATGAAGCTATATTTTTGCCGGCAAAAAATAAAGAAGATGCGCTGATACAAGCTTTAAACTATGAGTTAGAGCTAAATAAAATGTATGAAAAATTTTGTGAAAGCTTAGATGACGAGGAGCTAAAAGATCTATTTTTTAGACTTTGGGCTACTTCAAATAACGAATATATCGCCTCTTTAAAGCAACGCTTAAAAGAAATTTATAGTGGCTGTGAAATAAAAAATGAGCTAAATTTAAATGAAATTTCACAAAATTTTGAGCAAAATGGCATAACAAATATTTTAGAAAACTATCAAAATGACTTTAATGAGATAACTAAAAGCTTGCAAAATATCGCAAGCGGCAAAGCTGATAAAAGCGAGTTAGCAAAGATAACCAATAATCCAAATTTCTCGTTTTTTAGCGGACTTGCGCTTGGGGCATTAGGCATTTCAGTAGTTAGCAAAAATTTTAATAAGGATGAAGAAAATGAATAA
- a CDS encoding HMA2 domain-containing protein, whose translation MDIKTQTLAQVASYFSMIAHTNGRLRVRVSPKIKELSSSVNLASLDDVIAQINGIKNVKFNKLIGSVTIEYDHEIFPKNLWEDLLKGQNLEEISTRVNEVAKEVKYA comes from the coding sequence ATGGATATAAAAACACAAACTTTAGCACAAGTTGCAAGCTATTTTTCAATGATAGCTCACACAAACGGTAGACTAAGAGTAAGAGTTAGTCCAAAGATAAAAGAGCTAAGTAGCAGCGTAAATTTAGCTAGCCTAGATGATGTGATAGCTCAGATAAATGGTATAAAAAATGTAAAATTTAACAAGCTAATCGGCTCTGTAACGATCGAATATGATCATGAAATTTTTCCAAAAAACCTTTGGGAAGATCTTTTAAAAGGGCAAAATTTAGAAGAGATTTCAACTAGAGTAAATGAAGTTGCAAAAGAAGTAAAATATGCTTAA
- a CDS encoding Fur family transcriptional regulator: protein MDNFELFYKHFKEFLEAFGQKSSELKEQILHVLFISNSHLSAQEISSEIYKIHKNEISMTSIYSFLNFLEMHHLANCFEENGVKKFELNLKSSHDHLICEICEKIVDFEDEMIEQRQEQICKEKNFSEQSHTMILYGICSDCQEKNGN from the coding sequence GTGGATAATTTTGAACTATTTTATAAGCATTTTAAAGAGTTTTTAGAAGCCTTTGGGCAGAAAAGCTCAGAGTTAAAAGAACAAATTTTGCATGTACTTTTTATTAGCAACTCTCATCTAAGTGCTCAAGAAATTTCTTCAGAAATTTACAAAATCCACAAGAATGAAATTTCAATGACATCAATTTACTCTTTTTTAAATTTTCTCGAAATGCATCATCTTGCAAACTGTTTTGAAGAAAATGGAGTAAAGAAATTTGAGCTAAATTTAAAATCCTCGCACGATCATTTGATATGTGAAATTTGTGAAAAGATAGTTGATTTTGAAGATGAGATGATAGAGCAAAGGCAAGAGCAAATTTGCAAAGAAAAAAATTTTAGCGAGCAGTCGCATACGATGATACTTTATGGCATTTGCAGCGATTGCCAAGAGAAAAATGGAAATTAA
- a CDS encoding lipid-binding SYLF domain-containing protein, with amino-acid sequence MKRLLIIFLAGLFFTPCLNADVIQNQKLKNAINILNAFGARNLKPNTKFEGIKAIAIIPDVTKAGAIVTGSTGKGVFIAKNDDGEWSSPFFVNYTSGSIGLQLGYSSADMIILFKNSEAYANLFNAKDTISLKAEATGGVGNEVAITSDLPEISAFAEERGKTSGAFVGVSLDVARLKINRQDTNDYYERMYDFENIYNNSPKASKYTLKFKEIISKYFL; translated from the coding sequence ATGAAAAGACTATTAATAATATTTCTTGCTGGTTTATTTTTCACGCCATGCTTAAATGCTGATGTGATCCAAAATCAAAAGCTAAAAAATGCAATAAATATTTTAAATGCTTTTGGTGCAAGAAATTTAAAGCCAAATACTAAATTTGAAGGCATAAAAGCGATCGCCATAATCCCTGATGTGACAAAAGCAGGCGCTATCGTTACTGGCTCAACAGGTAAAGGCGTATTTATCGCTAAAAACGATGATGGTGAATGGTCAAGCCCATTTTTTGTAAATTACACATCTGGAAGCATAGGCTTGCAGCTTGGTTACAGCTCAGCTGATATGATTATCTTATTTAAAAATTCAGAAGCTTATGCAAATTTATTTAATGCAAAAGATACGATCAGTCTAAAAGCAGAAGCAACTGGTGGCGTTGGTAACGAAGTAGCGATCACAAGTGATTTGCCTGAAATTTCAGCATTTGCTGAGGAGCGTGGCAAGACAAGTGGTGCTTTTGTAGGAGTTAGCTTAGATGTGGCAAGACTAAAAATAAATAGACAAGATACAAACGATTATTATGAGCGAATGTATGATTTTGAAAATATCTACAACAATAGTCCAAAAGCTAGCAAATACACACTAAAATTTAAAGAAATAATCTCAAAATACTTCTTATAG
- a CDS encoding trimeric intracellular cation channel family protein — protein MSLILFVEYVGIASAALSGFLFAVKKECDWLGVFLSAFLTALGGGIMRDMLVGRAVYSFTHYMPVSVVIFMLIVSRVANLHIKREGLERKFVFIFADAIDVICFSIVGAMVAIEYNYNIFGVMMIAFFNGVGGGILRDILLNEIPWFLRTGLYGTISLGVGLAYFVLYHLGLTNIFFTMLLLAAGITVRMFAFYRGWKLPDL, from the coding sequence ATGAGTTTAATACTTTTTGTCGAATACGTCGGTATCGCATCAGCTGCACTTAGTGGGTTTTTATTTGCAGTAAAAAAGGAGTGCGACTGGCTTGGAGTCTTTTTGTCTGCATTTTTGACCGCACTTGGTGGCGGTATCATGCGTGATATGCTTGTTGGTAGGGCAGTTTATTCATTTACACACTACATGCCAGTAAGTGTTGTTATTTTTATGTTGATTGTTTCAAGAGTGGCAAATTTACACATAAAAAGAGAAGGTTTGGAGCGAAAATTTGTATTCATCTTCGCCGATGCGATCGATGTTATCTGTTTTTCGATCGTTGGAGCAATGGTTGCCATTGAGTATAACTACAATATCTTTGGTGTGATGATGATCGCCTTTTTTAATGGTGTTGGCGGCGGTATCTTAAGAGATATTTTGCTAAATGAAATTCCATGGTTTTTACGCACTGGACTTTACGGCACGATAAGCCTTGGTGTGGGGCTTGCTTACTTTGTGCTATATCATCTAGGCCTTACCAATATATTTTTTACTATGCTCTTGCTTGCTGCTGGCATTACGGTTAGGATGTTTGCATTTTATAGAGGCTGGAAGCTACCTGATCTATGA
- a CDS encoding SAM-dependent methyltransferase → MKFSEFFDIWVNENYYKFGVDIGKKGDFYTNVSVGYLFGACLANYFIKLLKNGEISNTCKILEIGANSGEMLADFVQGIFTLKPEILKNLEFIIIEPHENLRKKQLETFAKRFGYDIKIRHYKNLNECSFEEIFVISNELLDAFSCEVIEGQNMLFVDDDLKFHWQKADQNLLALAKKFGIKKGEISTSYTKFALQLASAAKKMRFLSFDYGEFEPKNEFSLRIFKDHQVFSLFEISDLAPYFKSSDLTYSLCFKQVKEAFCEAGFLMLKFKKQNDALVCDFGVDEILSLVLEKGSKQAYENAAKQAKFLLSPEFLGEKFKFIEFLKS, encoded by the coding sequence ATGAAATTTAGCGAGTTTTTTGATATCTGGGTCAATGAAAACTACTATAAATTTGGCGTAGATATCGGCAAAAAGGGCGATTTTTACACAAATGTAAGCGTTGGATATCTTTTTGGTGCTTGTCTTGCAAATTACTTTATAAAGCTACTTAAAAACGGTGAAATTTCTAACACTTGTAAGATCTTGGAGATCGGCGCAAACTCAGGTGAAATGCTAGCTGATTTTGTTCAAGGAATTTTTACACTCAAGCCAGAGATCTTAAAAAATTTAGAGTTTATTATCATTGAGCCTCACGAAAATTTAAGGAAAAAGCAGCTTGAAACTTTTGCAAAGCGCTTTGGCTATGATATCAAAATAAGGCATTATAAAAATTTAAACGAGTGTTCATTTGAAGAAATTTTTGTCATCTCAAATGAGCTACTTGACGCATTTAGCTGTGAGGTGATAGAGGGGCAAAATATGCTTTTTGTGGATGATGATCTAAAATTTCACTGGCAAAAGGCGGATCAAAACTTGCTAGCTCTTGCAAAGAAATTTGGCATAAAAAAGGGCGAGATATCAACTAGCTACACTAAATTTGCGCTCCAGCTTGCAAGTGCAGCAAAAAAGATGAGATTTTTAAGCTTTGACTACGGCGAATTTGAGCCAAAAAATGAATTTAGTTTAAGGATTTTTAAAGACCATCAAGTATTTTCTTTATTTGAAATTTCAGACCTCGCACCATATTTTAAAAGCTCAGATCTAACTTATAGCTTGTGTTTTAAGCAGGTAAAAGAGGCTTTTTGTGAGGCTGGCTTTTTGATGCTTAAATTTAAAAAACAAAATGATGCTTTGGTTTGCGACTTTGGCGTGGATGAAATTTTATCTTTAGTGCTTGAAAAAGGTAGCAAGCAAGCCTATGAAAATGCAGCCAAACAGGCGAAATTTCTACTCTCGCCTGAGTTTTTGGGCGAGAAGTTTAAATTTATAGAGTTTTTAAAGAGCTAG